In Nicotiana tomentosiformis unplaced genomic scaffold, ASM39032v3 Un00349, whole genome shotgun sequence, the DNA window cgttacacctttccctctcaagttgtccacttgggaatACCAGTCTATACActtctagaaaccctactccaatttgaaatgtacatgcgtcatgctaaacctagtacgggttgaagCGTTGTTAATGTAACAACCCGCTAATatgagccttgtccaaagtccgacgggatttccacagtcccaatggacactatcatattatgtgcattactttgAGAAAATGTGCCAACGTGTTTATCATTATTTCGtaagtagtcaaatctggagggggaaagggctaacctttgtttgtttgcagaaaatgaagcacgaaatccccaggttcggtatggtccagaatatcccgcctttgctacttgactggtAGAAAGACCTTGCGCTTTGTGACAAGAATCATGTaaggagagtacttggtgacctgcATCTTTGTTGAATACTCAACCAAATAGGGAGCTGATCGAGGCCACCACTATGTTTTGGGACGAGAAAAGAGTTGTTTtccgatttggcaatatagaaatgaatcctctcctagaagaaataggaggtttcgccaagttgccatgggatagtccaggaTTAGTGGTACCAGAGAATCGTACTCCCCGTGGTTTTATGAAAAtattgggttttaagaagaatgacgaaatgctctgtctaaagaaattatacatcccttttgagtttctcTACGAGTgatatgggcatagcaagtcatatcgtcttcacCATGATGAACAAGCCATTACTTCTTTAGGATGGGTGAACCACCGAGTTTATGTGTTCATtgtctgcttcttggggttgttgataATTCCAGTGAAAGGAGGAAGGATCCATACTCGCTTAGTCTTGAtcgccaggaccttaatggatggaATCGAAGGACAAACTTATGCTATCATCCCAATGATCTTAGCTAAAATGTACCACgctctagatcgatgcaagcagggaTTCGGACACTTTGAGGGCTGTAATCTATTGCTACAGGTCtggctgctggaacactttcagatGGGGTATCGTCAACAACTTCTACGAAGGCCactaaatgactacatagccaaccatcacccaaagaaaatgacatttgttccagacaggtttgcaaagcctggaaatgctgaaagttgggtgcgtttcttcagcaatctgacagacgagcagGTGCATTGGATATTCGAATGGTTTCCTAGTaatgagttcatcatcagatcgAAGGGGACTACTCACTTGGTGTTGATTGGGCTGCGAGGTATCCacccttacgctcctataaggtTAATGAGACAAgctggaagaaaacaagtcatacctcgggtttacaatatggtccagtacaaggcaaatttcaagggagatgtcattccgttcaagttcgaagcgcaacacatgtggaacTAAAAGATCATTATGGAGGGGGAAACTATTGAGCCAGATAGGTATCATGACGGTCATATATACTACTATCTGTCATGGCTAGAAGATGACGTAGCGGGGGACATCAAGCCGGGAGTCAATCTGAAGGATAGGGTCATAGATAAAGTGGCTGAGGCACAGGttaagtacaagaggctacgcaaaagggtgttcgagtccgATGCTAAACATCTGGTGCAACACAAAGTAAACATGGAAGCAATAAGGGAATGGAaagagattgccactaagtcaacagaaagattggaatGCCTGGAACAAGGACTGATGGATTtagaagggaagatgagaaagagactctcgGATTGTCAATGCATGGACGACGATGAAGGAGGAAATCTGGCAAAAGCTTACTtactgttggatatgcgcgatctgggaaatctgattgatggggtcaaaagagccaagcatggagaaggtccttcatgGACCCAGTAGATTAGGAGATGATGtcctttactgctttctagcttagattagatttcgatgtaataaggctaagtaccattagtaactttattatattattgttgatttagtgaaagtttgttttggctcattttcacattaatgaaatgaagcaaatgttggcaccaattttctccaagtctatgtgtcgcttaggcctacctcaggcacaatgcggtgcccaaattaggacgtgaattattgcatgactttgcgaaacatgtttaaatattgcgaacactcttttatttcacctaACTGACTTGGTTATCTtttgctttttttctttctttttgattacTCCcgttcccaaaggttggttcgtgcatactggcatcatcagcataccacactaGCTCCAGAGGCCCTCCACATCCTCCTCCACCGAGCGACCAGAAAAGCAAAAGCAAGGGTAAAaggaaaatggatgatttaagcgGTATCCGGAAAAACAACGCTGTTGTGgcggaaaatgttgaaactttaGGGGAAGAATGAGTTGGTCTTATGTTTGGAGCAGAAAATCTTGGAACTACAGGGCGAGCTTGAGCGGGTCCAAAATttggcaaacctctcccttactctcaatgttcccgacatcaaatAGCAAAACCTGACtacccagaaccaaacaccaccacaaaatgCACAAAATCATAATCCACCGCCCATAATTCCAAATCCTCCCGCATAACACCAGTATCATAATCCCGCAcctccccagaaccttaaccCTCCACCAGTGCAAACCCCTCAATAACATCACCAACATCCAGCTCAATACCCGCAAACCATCACTTATCACACTctccaaaatgcaccacaacctactcccgatCCCCAAAACTCGACCAACGGCCACCTGTATACCCAAGTTTCAGGAACTCATCAAAGCAAtccgatatatgtggaaaccttaccccacaccctatagaaaaccctatacatacctaaaccaactgagaaggacctgctcattagaACATGGAAGAGGAAGTCAAGAAGCTCACAGGGAGAGTCCAGAATGTTGAAGGTGGGAAAGGCAttgaaggtctaaactatgaGGACATGTGTATTCAGCCGGATGTGGAATtgtcggagggttacaaacctcccaagttcaaaATGTTTGATGGTACTGGTGATCTGAAGGTGCATCTGAGAACATACTGCAACAAGTTTGTAAGAGTGGGTAAAAATGAACAAATCcacatgaaactgttcatgcgaagCCTTACCGGAAATgctttgtcttggtatatcaatcaaaacccaaagaagtgggttaattgggtgagtattgcatcagatttcatggataggttcaggttcaacacagaaatgcgccagacattttctacattcaaaacctcaagaagaagccgacaTAAACCTTcttgcgagtatgctactcgttggagatcaaaggccgcaaaggtaaggccagcactcgaagaagaacaaatgaacaagatCTTTGTTAGAGCACAAGATCTGCAATATTATGAACTACTGATGGTTATCaaaaatcacaagttctcagacatcatcaagttaggggaaagaatagaagaaggaatcaagagcgggatggtaactaattttgaggcgctgcaagccaaaaataaagccttgcaatcaagaggtatctcaaagaagaaagaagtgagtgtcgtgatggtagcccaggccctaagtctcccctcacataccaaacacctccacccacatatcaaccttcaccaccaaaataccaataccctgccaccacctaccataccgACAACACTCAAcatgcatattaccattcacctccactcGCCCGCCATAACTACCCAAAGCCACGtccaaattttgaccgcagaccacctagacaatacaccccaattgctgaacccatagcccaactgtatgagagactgaaggctgcTGGTTACGTCACCCTTATTCCTGTTATTGTTGTGGAAAATCCCTCCCAATGGATCAACGCCCAACAAAATatgtgcttatcattcaggcatgaagggtcataccattgaggagTGTCGCACGTTGAAATACAAGATTCATACactgatcgacactaaggttatacaagcaaaggaagttGCACCAAATATTCGCAATAACCCTCTCTCGGATCACATAGGTGAGGGAGTggatgtgatagaaactgatgaggagTGGGATCAGGAAAGGTCCATTGGACGTATTCGAGAGAGAGATGCTTCTAAAACATCTCCGGTCACCCTCACGCCAGTTTTGGTACAAACCCAAGCcccatttgaagttgaggtagctatacccttcactgtaatggtagctcccacaccatcttacaaGTTTGGTGCCATCCCTTGGGATTATGTTGCAGAATCCAGGAGAAAGGGATGACTAGGACTGGCAGAATTTACACACTtgagaatctgggaggaacgAGCAAGGAAGCTGCACCTAAGCTGCCTGTTGTTGAGACTGGCACGGACGATCTctggaggaagatacaagcaagggagTACTCTATTGTTGAGCACCTGAACAagactcctgctcagatatccatcttatcactgttgcaaaactCAGACGCGCACAAGAATGCTTTGATAAAGGTgataagtgaagcttatgtacccgccaacatcactagtggagagatggctaacatggtcggactggtactggagagccacaaaatcactttccatgaagatgagttaccaccagaaggactgagtcacaacagggcattgcatatcacagtgcaattCGAGGATAAGTTCATCACCAGGGTCTTCatagatggaggttcgagtctgaacatatgcccactgaccactctaaagagattgggtaaaggcatgcgcgagatacgaatgggaagcatgaatgtgaaggcgttcgatggatctcagagagccactatcggagaaatcaacctcgatctacagatgggtccaacttggtttgatgtGAAGTTCCAAGTGCTAaatatatctgctacttacaatctattgttgggacggccatggatacatgcagccagggcagtggcttcaactctgcaccaggctgtgaagttcgagtggaatcatcaggaggtgatcattcatggagatggaagcaaccccatctacaccaa includes these proteins:
- the LOC138904099 gene encoding uncharacterized protein, with the protein product MEEEVKKLTGRVQNVEGGKGIEGLNYEDMCIQPDVELSEGYKPPKFKMFDGTGDLKVHLRTYCNKFVRVGKNEQIHMKLFMRSLTGNALSWYINQNPKKWVNWVSIASDFMDRFRFNTEMRQTFSTFKTSRRSRHKPSCEYATRWRSKAAKVRPALEEEQMNKIFVRAQDLQYYELLMVIKNHKFSDIIKLGERIEEGIKSGMEVAPNIRNNPLSDHIGEGVDVIETDEEWDQERSIGRIRERDASKTSPVTLTPVLVQTQAPFEVEVAIPFTVMVAPTPSYKFGAIPWDYVAESRRKG